TTGAGCCGTACGGCCAGGTACGTGGCGAGGGCGGCGGCCACCAGGGCCACAACGACCTTGCTCAGGATGCCGATGGAGGTCTCCACCACGCCCCACTGGTCGCCGAGCCAGTAACCGGCCAGGATCAGGACGCTGTTCCAGATCAGGCTGCCGAGCGTGGTGAGCATGATGAAGAGGGGCATCCGCATCCGTTCCAGGCCGGCGGGCACCGAGATCAGGCTGCGGAAGATCGGCACCATTCTGCCGAGGAGGACCGCCTTGGTGCCGTGCCTGGCGAACCACGCCTCGGTGCGCTCCAGGTCCGAGGTCTTCACCAGCGGCAGCCTCGCCCACAGCGCGAACATCCGTTCCCGGCCGAAGAGCATGCCGATCCAGTACAGGGCGACCGCGCCGGCCACCGAGCCGAACGTCGTCCAGAACAGTGCCGCCCCGAGGCTGAGCACGCCCTGGCCCGCGGCGAAACCGGTCAGGGGCAGGATCACCTCACTCGGCAGCGGCGGGAAGAGGTTCTCCAGGGCGATGGCCAGACCGGCGCCGGGGCCGCCCATCTTGTCCACGAGGTCGGCGGCCCATCCCGCGATCCCGTCCGCGGGCTGCGTGGACAAGGCCAGGGTCAGATGAGGCATGGTCGGTCTCCAAGGTGGCGGTCGCGGGGGCGGGTTGTCTCCCCGACGGCTCCCAACCTAGGAATCACGGTTCAGCCGCGGTATGGGGGTTGCCATCGGACCACATGCCGTTCTCCATAGGGCCTGCCCTGTGGTTTTCCGCAGGGCAGGCCCTACGACGCGGCCGCGCGGTTCCGTGTCTTGCTGCTGTGCGCGCTGCCGCACCGGGACCTCCCCGGCCGACGCGCACTGCGGCGGACGGTACCGACCCGGCCGGCCCGGCCCCCCCCTGTCACCAGTCCAGCGGCACGGTGGCGAGGTACCGGTCGAGCAGGCCGGAGATGATCTCGTGGTCCCGGAGTGAGGGGTGCCAGTCGCACCCGAGCCGGTCCAGGCGGGGGTCGTCGTAGTACCAGTAGCCCACCCGGTCGTCCCCGCGCGCGTTGCGGTCCCGGACGATGCCCTGGGCGGTGTCGGCGAAGGCGGAGCCGGACACCGCGGTGGCGCTGACCACCAGGAACGTACGGCTGCCGTAGCGGGCCCGCAGCTTGTCGAGGAAGCCGTGGTAGGCACTGGTGTAGGCGGCGATCAGCTCGCTCTGCGTGGCCCACGGCTCGCCCGGGTGGAGCGGGGTCGAGAAGTCGTTGATGCCGAGGCCGATGACGACGACCTGCGGCCGCCAGCCGCGTGGCCGGTGCCAGACGTCGCCGGCGACGTTCAGCAGGGCCCGGTCGTAGTAGGTGCGGTAATCGGTGCCGGGGTCGCCGCCGTTGTAGTTGCGGACCATGCCGCGGCCGGAGAAGGCGTTCTGCTGGTAGTCGGCGCCGAGCTTCCGGGCGGTGAGGGCGCCGAAGGCGAGGCCCGCGTCGCTGTTCCGGTCGACTCCGCCGTTGGCCGAGCAGTCACGCGTGTCCGAGGCGTTGCCGTACCCGGCGGTGTAGGAGTCGCCGATGAACTCGATCTGCCTGCCGCGCGCCGCGGGGGCGGCGAGGATCTTTCCTCCCCGGGCGGCGACGAACCCGCCGAAGCGGCCGACGGCCCACGGGCACTCCGTCCGCTTGACGAGGTGCACGGTGTGCTCGGTGTCGGCGAGGCCCGTGACCCAGGACGTGGAGCGCCCGGGAGTCACCAGGGTGCTCACGGTCGTCCCGTCGATCCGGACGTCGTAGTCGTTGGCGGAGTCGTCGAGCACGATCCCGACGTCCCTGCCGCGGAACCGGCCTTCGAAGACGATGCCGGGCCAGCTGTACCGCACCCAGCCGTCGGCCGCCTCCTTGACCCGGCCCACCGTCCGGAACCCGGCGAAGGCGGGGGACGGCGGGTGGCGGTGGGCGCCGGACGCCTGGGAGGGGGTGGCCGCCGCGGTGGTGACGCCCGCGGTGACGCTCGCGGCGGCGGCCGTCAGCAGTGCCCGCCGGGAGAGATGGGGAGCGGTACGCATGAGCGGTCCTTCCGGTCGTCGGGAGATCTGCGCGTGCGACGAGTACGAGAGCGCTCCCATGATGGCGGTGCCGGTGCGGCGTGGGGAGTGGTCGGTTGCGACGGGTACCGGAGAGACACACCCGCACCACGCGACGGTCCGCGCGGGAGCCTTGCGTCCGGACCGGCCGGCAGCCCGTACTTTCCGGCTTCCTCGACATCGGTGACAAGCCTTGCCGGGTCATAGAGTCGGCGTGTGACTGACGAAGACGCCACCTTCGACATGCTGGCCGTGCTGAGCGACCCCGTGCGCCGCCGCCTCTACCGATACGTCGCCGCCGCTCCCGAGGAAGTGGGCCGGGACGCGGCGGCGGAAGCGGCCGGGATCTCCCGGTCGCTGGCCGCCTTCCACCTGGACAAGCTGGTCGAGGCCGGGCTGCTCACCGTCTCCTTCCGGCGGCTGTCCGGGCGCACCGGTCCCGGGGCGGGGCGGCCGGCGAAGCTGTACCGGCGCGCCGAGGGGGAACATGCCGTCTCCGTGCCGCCGCGGTCGTACGAGGCGGTCGGCCGGCTGCTCGCCGAGGTGCTGGAGAACGCCGGGCTGGACCGGGAGCTGCAGGCCGCGGCGAGGGCGGCGGGCGCGGCACAACCGGACGGGCGTGCCGACGACGTGGAGGCGGTGCTACGGGCCCGTGGCTACGAACCCTTCTGGGACGGGGAGACGCTGCGGCTGCGCAACTGCCCTTATCACGCGCTGGCCACGGAGTTCCCCGCCCTGATCTGCGGGATGAACCTGGCGCTCATCGAGGGCCTGGCGCCCGGGCAGTGGTCACCGGCGTTGAATCCGTGCCCCGGCGGCTGCTGTGTCGCTCTTTCTAAAAAGAAAACTCATTGACGATAGAAGCCCGGCGGGGCCATGCTGTGCCCATGACTGACTCTCACCTGGCACAGGTCAACATCGGCCGCATCGTCGCCCCGCTGGACAGCCCCGAGTTGGCCGACTTCGTCGCCCTGCAACCGGAGATCAACGCGCTTGCCGACCAGAGCCCCGGGTTCGTCTGGCGGATGGTGGACGCCGACGGCATGGACGCGACCGGCATCCGTCCCGCCGGCAACGACGCCCTGCTGCTGTTCAACTGCTCGGTCTGGGAATCGGTCGAGGCGCTCCAGAGGTTCACGTACCACAGCGATCACCTTCGCGTACTGAGCCGCCGCCGGGAGTGGTTCCGCCGCATGACCGAGGCACACCAGGCCCTGTGGTGGATCCCGGCCGGCCACCGCCCGACCGTCGACGAGGCGATGGAGCGGATCGCGATGCTGCGCGAGAACGGCCCCGGCCCGCAGGCGTTCACCTTCCGCGCCCCGTACCCGGCCCCGAGCGAGGCGGCCCGGCTCTAGGCACGAGCGCGGACGCCGGGTCCGTCGGCGTCCGCGCTCAGCAGGTGGTCAGTCGTCCGACGGGACCTTCAGTCTGTCCCAGCTGGTGCGGCCCGGGATGCCGTCCGCGTCCTTGCCGCGGTAGCCGAGCTTGTGCTGCCACGCCGCGTAGGACTTGCGGTCGGCCTCGGTCCACTCGGGACCCGGGCCCTTCTCGTAGCGGCCGCAGCCCTCGGCGACGAGGCGGCGGCCCATGGCGGTGATCAGGGGGGACTTCCGCCCGGTGTGGAAGAAACCGGCGCCGGGGAAGGGCGCGTACTCGGGCTTGGGTCCGGGCTTGGGGCCGCCCGGCTCCTTGCCGCCCTTGCCCGCGAGCCGGTCGGCTATGCGGCGCCGCATGCCGTCCATGGTGAAGCCCCGCGGGTCCTGCTTGCCGGGCTGCCACTCCTTGTGGCCGATGACGGAGCGCTCCGACCACCCGTGGTGCCGGCAGATCGCGGCGGACACCTTCTCGATGGCCTCCTTCTGCACCTCGGGCCAGGGGTCCTTGCCGTCGCCCAGGTTGACGCACTCGAAGCCGTAGAAGTGCCGGTTGCCGTCGGTGTCGGCCTCATTGTCCGGCGGAAGCGCGGTCTCGTCGACCACCGCCCGCAGCACGTCGCCGTCACCGAGACCGGCGTGGTTGGCGCGGCCGTTGCCGACGAGGTGGACGTGGCCTTCCTTGTCGATGACCCCGTGGCAGAGGGGCCCGGGCAGGCCCGCGTAGCCGTCGTAGCAGATGTTCACGGAGTTCTGGGTGCCCGAGGTGACGGTGTGGTGGATCATCACGCCGTTCACCGGGCCCCAGGGACCCTTGCTGTTGCGGTTGTGGTTGCGCCAGTCGCGTACCTCGTGCACCGTCAGGCCCTCCGCGCGGAGGACCGCCAGCAACTTGGCCGCGCTCATCGGCTGTGCCATCACTCGTCTCCTTCCGCGGCGGCCCCCGCCGCCGTGGTCGGGGAGGGACCGGCCTCCGCGGTCCGTTCCTCGTGCGCGGCGCGGGCCTCGGCGTCCAGGGCCGCCTGGTCGGCCGGAGGAATGTCCGTGGCGAGCGCGCCGAAGGCCCGGCGCAGGTCGGCGGTGCTGCCCTCGCCGGTGACCAGTGCCAGCGGGGCGAGGTGCCGGTCGATGCCCGCCGGGGCCTTCAGCAGCGGGCGGCGGGCCGCGTCCGTGTCCCACTCGACGCCACCGGTGGCGGTGCGGGCGGGGATCAGCCAGTGGTCGCCGGTGCGGTAGGTGCCGTTCTCGGCGAAGTAGACCTCGACGCCGTCCTCCAGCGGCAGCCACCGCCCCTCGGCGAGCGGCACGGCGCCGCCCTTCAGGGAGCCGGTGCGGCCCTTGCGCCGGGGCCCTTCGCGATGGTCCCAGCGGCGCAGGAAGGGGTGCAGGTGCGGCAGGCGTCCCACGCGCGCGTCCGGCTCGGCGGAGAGACGGACGCGGCGGCCGGGCAGGTCCAGTTCCTCGACCCGCAGCAGGGGCAGCGCCTCCAGCCGGGAGGCGTACGCGGTGTCGGTGACCTCGACGTGGTCGCCGACCTCCAGACCGAGCTTGGCGTCGGGGCCCAGGGTGGCCAGCCGCACCCAGGTGCCGTCGAGTTCGTCCACCGGGAAGACGGCCGAGCCGTTCTCGCGGGACCACTTGAAGGTGGCGTCGGCCGCCTCGCCGCCCGCGTGGATCTCCACCCGGTACAGCTGGTTCTCCGGGCCCCGATAGCGGGCGTCGGGGCGGACCAGGCAGGGGTCGTCGTCGGCGTGCTCGGGCCGTTCGCTGCGGGCGGCGAGCCGGGCGGAGGGCGCCGCCTGAGCCTTGGCCCACCTCTCGAAGGCCTCGCGGACGGCTCGCGGGGACGGTTCGGCGTCCCCGAGGTCCAGCGCGGTCAGGGACAGCGGCAGCACCTGCCAGACGACCTTGGTGCGCACGGCGGTGTCGGGCAGCGCGGCGCCGAGGGCGACCTCGCGCAGCGCCGGGTCCTCGGCCGCCGAGACCGCCCGCTCCCACACCTGGAGGTAGACGAGGAAGGGCGACTGGGCGGGCGAGGGCAGCCGGTCGCCGGGCCGTTCCGGGTCCCGGAAGCCGTCGGGCTGGTTCCAGTAGTCCCAGTGGGCGTCCGTCCCGGCCGGCTGCCGCTGTTCGGTGCCCTCGTCCGGTACGGGGACGCCGGGCGCGGGGCGGTCCGCGTCGCACAGGATGCCGTCCACGTAGTAGCGGCCGCCGTGGATGTGCAGGGTGTCGATGTCGTGCTTGCCGCCCACGTACTCGATGCGGAAGCCGCAGGCGCCGGCGGGTCCGCCGTGCGGGCCGATGAGGTCGGCGGCGAGGGTGCGGGCCTGGTGGAGCTGGATGGCGGTCTGTTCGTTGAGGTCGGCGTCCAGTTGTACCCGGCCCTGCTGGGCGAGGACCGCGGAGTAGTGCCGCTCCGGGCGGAAGGTGGCGCGGGAGAGGTCGGCGTGCATGAAGGGGGTCCCCCTGGTTCGGAAATCTGCGGGTGGGTCGTACGGCGGCACCGCTCACGTCACGAAGAAGATCCCGGCGTCCGCGATCGCGGGGGTGTACTCGGCGAGCCGCGCCCTGAGCGCGTCCTCCCGCTGGGGGCGGTACAGGTCGTGGAAGGCGCCGAGTTCACCTCCGTCGTCGGCGCCGCGCCGGATCTGCTCGGGGCCCTGGTCGGCCAACTGGCCGTACCAGGGCGTCCCGTAGCGGGTGGACACGAACAACGGCCGTACGGTCTGCGCCTGTCCGGTGCCGACGAGGTCGGGCCGGCAGCGATGGCGGCGCGGGGTGCGCGAGCCGGGCGGCACGTAGCAGTGGCGCAGACAGCCGATGCCGCGCCGGGCCACGTGCAGCCGGCCGGTGAAGATCGAGTTCTCGGCGAACTCGACGGCGTGTGTGTGCACTTCCCCGATGACGGTGGTGCGGCGCAGGTGCAGCACGGCGTGCGCGTGGCGGCAGTCGGGGGCGGACAGGGCCGCGCGGTCGTCGCCGGTGGCGTCCAGGACGCTGTCGTGCACCTGGATGACGAGGGGGTCCTGGCTCACCTCGTCGCCGATGACCTCGATGGTGCCGAGGACGCTGTACTCGACGCGGAGGCAGGCGGTGGTGCGTTCGAGGACGACGCTGGGTTCGTCGGGCGAGTGCGGCGCACACTCGGGCTCCAGCGACCAGCCGGGCACGAGCGTGGAGTGCCGCACGACGACGGCACCGACGGGGCCGGTGACGTTGATGCCGCGCCCGGCGACGAGGAGTCCGTCCAGGACGATGCGCGGCCGTTCGTGCGGGGCGCAATCGGCTTCCACGGCACGGATGTTGAGGGCGTCGGGACGGTTGCTGTACCAGTCGAGGAGCCGGATCACCGGCCGGGTGCCCTCGGCGGCGCGCAGTTCGAGGCGGTCGCCGGGGACGAGGTCGAAGTCCAGCTGCTCCTGGTAGGCGCCGCTGTGGGTGATCTCGATGATGCCGGTCCGGCCGGGGCCTCGGTGGTCCTGCCAGGCCCGGTAGGCGTCCATGATCCGCCGGTACGGACCGCCGGGGCCGACCCGGTAGAGGTCGGCGTCGGGGCGGGCCCCACGGTCGGGGCGCTCGTACTGGCCGCCGCCCATGTCGGCGCCGAAGGCGTGGTGGTAGTCGACCCAGACGCCCTGGCGGGGCGCGCGGCGGGCCCCGAACGCGATCCGCCCGAGCTCCGGGTCGACGGCGATCTGCCCGCGTCCGGGCCGGTAGCGCCAGTCGGACAGGTCGGCGACGACGATGTCCGCCGGGGGCACGGGCCGGTCCTCGCCGTCGCGCCGGATGCACAGGCTCTTTCCGGGGCCGTAGTAGTCGGCGAGCCGGTCGTGCAGCAGCCGGCGGGTGATGAACGCGGGCACGTTGTCCACGGCGGCGATGTGCGCGGGCGAGGGTTCGGGCACCGGGCGGGTGAGCAGCGGGGTGTCGTTGCCGAGGATGGAGAAGGTGTAGAGGTTGCGGGCGCGGTCGACGCAGTAGGCCGGTGACGCGGTGAGCGCGTACGGCTTGAGCCGCCAGACGAAGAGAGCGACCCCGGCCGGCGTCCAGCCTCCTTGTCTCCTGGTGGAGTTCGCGCGGCGTACGTCGACGGTGCGGGACGTCGTGTCGAAGGGGCCGCCCGCGGTGGCGAGTGCCGAGCCGTCCCTGAGGTCGAGCAGCCGGCCGCGTTCGGTGCGCCGGCCGGTGCCGTGGAGCCTGACCGGCTGGGTGTGGGCCACGTGCCGGGACAGTTCCACGGCGCGGGCGGGCCAGTCGGCGACCCGGTCGGAGAGTTCCTCCAGCAGGTGCAGGGTGCCCTTGCGGCGCCGTTGGGCGACCGTGGCGGCGACGTCCCGGCGGGGGGCGACGGCTTCGGCGAGCGCTGTCCGGCCACCGCCGTGCAGGCCGGGGGTCAGGACGTGCTCGTAGCCGGGCAGGGTGCGGTAGCCGACGAGGTCGCCGAGGTAGGGCAGCACCCAGGGTGCGGCGGTCTCCACGAACAGGTCCTCGTAGCCCTGGCGCACGCCGTCGCGGACCCGGTCCAGTTGTTCGCCGATGACCGCGAGCAGGGCCCGCAGCGGTTCGCCCTCCTCCGCGTCGCGCAACCGGTGCCGGCGGGGCAGCAGTTCGGCGAGTTCGTCGGGGTGCCGGTCGGCCGGTGTGCGCGGTTCGGCGTCGGGGGACATCACTTGACCTCCGTCAGGATCAGGGTGTCCGCGGCCCGCGCCGACAGCATGGCGAGCTGGGCCGGGCGGATGCCGCGGAAGACGACCACCGTCCGGCCCTCGGCCAGGCGCCGGGTGTCGGTGATGTCCGGGTTGAGGTGCAGCAGCCGGCTGAGCGGGATGCCGTGGCGGGCGCAGACCGACGTCAGGGTCTCGCCGTCGGCGGCGCGGACCGTGTAGGTCCGCTCGTCGTAGGCCGCCGGGTGCGCGGGGACCGTGGGCCGCGGGGTACCGGGGGCGGCGAGCAGGGCGGTGAGCCGGTCCGGGGTGGCGCAGGCGGGTACGCCCGTGAAGACGTCCACGTCCATGTGGTCGACGCCGGGCACGGAGTGGGCGGTGGCGAGCACCTCGGAGAGGCGGGCGGGCCGGCCGAGCTCCCGTCCCTCGTAGCCGAGGCGGCGCAGCAGGGCCTGGCGCAGCCGGGGTTCGACGGTCTCCCAGGTGTGGTCCGGGGCGAGTTTCACCTTGGCGGCGATGAGCAGCAGGACGAGTTCGCGGGCGTCGACCCGGACCGGCAGGCCGGGGTCGCCGTACTCGGTCAGGGCGCGGCGCAGCGGCCGGAGGTCGTCGTCGGCGAGGGGCACGTCGTCGGTGCCGGCGACCGTCACGTGGAGTACGCGCCGCCGTCCGTCGAACAGTTCGCGGGCGGCGGCCCGGCCGATGCCGGCCCGGGAGCGGGCGAAGTCCGCGTAGTCGGCCGGGGAGACCAGCCGGTCCAGGGCGGAGACGGCGAGCGGGATCGTGCGCCGGGTCAGGCCCGGCCCGTCCGCGTCCGAACCGCCCGTCGCCGGGAGCGGGTTGGTGACCGCGGTGACGCCGAGTGGGCGGGTGAGCGGCTGGGTGATCCGTTCGGCGGGCACGTCGGCGGCCTTGCCGGTGCCGAAGCGGTAGCGGGCGCGCACGTTCTCGTGTCCGCTGGGCAGCCGGGCGCCGTGGACGCCGTCGCCGAAGGTGACGGTGGTGCGGCCGTCGGCGGCGGTGCCGGTGATGTAGACGCGTTCGGTGGGGCCGCGTCCGGCGAGGCTGTCGACCTCGTGCCAGAGCAGGCCGTCCACGCGGACCTCCAGGACCGGGGTGGCGCCGAGCGGGTTGTCCGCGGCGAGCCAGGTCAGCGGGGACTGCCAGAGGGCGAAGGTCTGGTTGACGCGGTCGGAGTCACCGCTGCCGATGGCCTCCTCGCGGCTCTCGCCGTGGGTGGCCTCGACGACGTTGCCGAGGACGCGCACGCTCGCCCGGTCGTAGCGGTGGACCAGGTTCGTGGTGAGGGTGAGGCGGGTGTGGACGTGGTCACCGGGGAGGTCGGGGTCGATGGCCGGGTCGGCTGCGGCGATGGTGACCACCTCGCTCCCGGTGACCCCGCTCGCGCCGGGTACGTCGGTGCGTTCGCCGCTCACGACGAGGGTGCGGCCGGGCCGTAGCCCGTCGTGGAGCTCGGCGAGTTCGATCTCGTTGCCGTGTACGTCCTCGCCGAGCGGCTCGTCGGCCGGGCGCAGCGGCTCTCCCGCCGCGTGCACGGTGGTGTCGCGGATGTGGGAGAGCAGGACGTCGGACTCGTCCAGCCAGGGGTCGGCCAGGGTGAGTTCGGTGCCGCGGCCGGTGATGCCGTAGTTGGAGTACGCCGCCGTCCGGACGGCCACCACCTGGGTGGTGACGAGGCGGAGTGCGGCGTCGCCGGGGACTCCCGTGCCCTTGGCCGGGCGCTCGATCGCCACCCAGCTGCCGGCCGTGATGGTGTCGTGGACGCTGTCCAGTTGCAGGATGCGGCGGTTGAGGGGGGCGGGCCTGCTCGCGATGACGATCTCGACGTTGGGTGCCGTGCTGCCGACCGTGTAGGTGACGCTCACCTGGTACTCGCCGTGGGTGAACTGCCTGCTGCCGCCGGGCTCCAGGGAGAACCGCTCGGTGGTGCCGCCGGTCACGGCGATGTGTACGGTGCCGTCGTCCTCGGGCCGGGAGACGAACAGGCTGCCCTCGGGCAGGCCGGCGTGGAGGCGGGCGGTGACACCGGGTTCGCCGTCGGCGGCCGGGCGGATCGGCTCCTGGCCGCGGAGGGCCCGTGCGGACAGGTCGACCTGGCCGGGTCCCAGGGTGAAGGTGACCGGCTGGGTGACGGGCAGGTTCTCGGCGCGCTGGTCGGAGCCGCTGCCCTCGACGTACTGGAACTCGGCGCGGACCGGCGTCCTGCCCGCGGGGTCGTACACCACGCGCATGCTCGCCAGCGCGGCGCCGGTCAGCGGCCAGTCGGCGGTGCGGATGACTCGGCCGCGGGCGTCCTGGACCGGTTTGAGAGGGGCGTTCGCGCCGAAGGGGGCGGCGGTGACGCGCATCGCGAGGAGGGCGCGCAGCAGAGGGCCGGTGGCCGGGGTGCCGGCGGTGCGCCAGGCCGGGTAGAGGCCGGCCAGCCCTGGGTCGAGGGCGGTCAGCAGGCGGGCGGTGTCGGTGCCGGGACGGCGGGTGCGGGTCTCCCGCCGGGGCGCGGGGGCGGCGGCGCGCAGGGCGGGGAGGACCGTGTTCAGGGCCTGGAGGGCGGCTTCACGGGGATCGGGCCGGGCCTCGTGCTGTGCGCCGGCGTGGCGGCTCGCCCGTGTCCTCGGGGTGCCGTCGCCCTGGGCGGCGGGGCTGCCCGCGGCGGCGGCGGGCCGGGCGGGTGCCAGCGCCCGCGCCCGCGCGGCCAGTTCCGCGAGGATGGCCGTCAGCTGTTCGAACCACGCCGCGACGTCCTCGTACGGCTCCGCCAGGACCTCGGCCTCACGCAGGCGGGCCACCGGCTCACCGAGGCGGGTGGCGAGCTTCTCCGGTGTGTCGATGGTGTCCAGGTCGGTGCGCAGGGGGGCGAGGACCTGGTCGTCGAAGTCCTCGATCAAGCGGCTGACCGGGCGCGGGTTGGGAACCTCCGGGGTCGGCGGTTCGTCGCCGGGTTCGCCGGGGGCGGCCGGCTCGGCGGTCCAGCGTCGTACCTCGGCCACCAGCTCCTTCAGCGTGGGCGGGGCCGACTGGGGCAGGGTGAGTGCGGTGACCTCTTCCCCGGGGTCGGTGCGGACGCCGGCGATGGTGATCAGCTTCCGTTCCCCGCCTGCCTGTTCACCGAACACGAAGAGGAGCTTGTCGCCGGTCCGCAGGGAGTTGGCCGTGCCCTCCACGAAGAGTTCGGAGCGGCGGGCGAGGTCGTCGGGGGTGAGGAGGGAGGGCCGGCGGCGCCGTACCGTCAGTTCGTTCCAGTCCCAGCGGGCGGTGAGGTCCCGGGAGGTCTCGAAGGTCAGCGACCGCTCGTCGGCGGAGGCGGGCACGCTGTGGCTGCGGGCCCCGCGCGGGATCGGCACCGGCAGGGTCTCGGCGCGCGGGTCGCGTTCGAGGGTGTACGCCAGATGGGTGGTGGCGGCCACTCCGGGGCGCGGCCGGTGCCCGACGAGCCGGCCCAGCAGGACCAGGGAGCGGTGGTCGCGGGCGGTGCGGAGGTAGGCCTCGTCGGCGATCCGCTCGGAGTGGAAGGTCAGCAGGTCGCCGAGGATGGCGGCGGCGTCGAGGAGGCCCACGGCCGGGTCGTCGGGGGTGCGTACGGTGAGCCGGGCGAGGGCCGGGTACGCGGGTGAGGCGAGCCGGTCGAGGAGGGCCGCGAGGAAGGTGCCGTACTCGCCGACGCGGTAGTCGAGGGCGGTGCGGCCGGGCGGGTTGTGGAGGGGGGCGGGGGCGAGGCGCTCGTCGTGGCCGCCGCATGCGCCGCCGCAGGAGCGGGGCCGGTTCATCGGGCTCCTCCCAGGGTGATCTCCAGCCGGCCCTGTTCGGGCCGGTCGGGGTCGTTGTCGCAGGTGGCGATCTCCAGCGGGCCGAGTCGCAGCACGCCGTCCGCCCGCTCGCCCCGGTCCGGTTCGAACAGCCGCCGCAGCCGGGTCACTTCGACGCTCTCCACGCCGGGGACGGCCGCGACGACGGCGACGAGGCGGCTGAGCCGTACGGGTTCGCCGAAGGTCAGGGCGTCGGGGTGGAAGAAGCCGAGCCGGCCGCCGGGCAGCCGGCCGCGGCCGAGGGCGCGGTACAGGTCGGCCAGGATCCGCCCGTGCTGGTGACCGGGCAGGGCGCACACGCGCAGCGCGATGTCCACGGGCACCAGCCGGGCGGGGCCGACCAGCACGTCGTGACCGATGCGCCGGTACGTCTCCAGGGCCTGGGCCACCGTGTCCAGCAGGCGCGGTGACGGGGTGCCGCCGTACGCGTCGACGGCGATGTGGGCCTCCTGTGTGCTGCCGGTCCAGCGGAGGTCGGCGGCGGCCCGCTGGACGCCGGGCACAGCGGAGGCGAGCGCCGCGTAGTCGGCGGCGGTGATGGCCCGCAGCCGGGTGCGGCGCAGCTCCAAGGGCGCCAACTGGCGTACTTGTTCCAGGGGTTCGGGTTCGGTGCCGCCACTGGCCGGCAGCGGGTTGCGGACGGTGGCGGCGGGTACCGGCCCGCCGGGCTCGCCCGCCGCCACGACGAGGTGGTTGATGGCCTCCGCGCCCACGTTGCCCGCGCTGCCGCCGCCGAGGCGGTAGCGCACCGTCAGGCGTGCTCCGGGGGCCGGCCCGGCGCCGTGCCGTCCGTCGCCGAAGCGCAGGGCGAGCCGTCCGTCGTCCTCCGGTTCGCCGACGAAGTGCCGGTCGCGGGGAGCGCTGTCGAGCAGGTCGCGGCGCGGCTCCCACACCGCCTCGCCGTCGGTGAGGCGTACGGCGGGCAGGGCGCGGCGCGGGTCCTGGGCGAGGGCGGCGCCGGCCGGGCCGTGCAGCACCGGTTCGTCGGGGTGGAGTCCGGTGGCGTACGCCGGGCCCCAACTGTGCGCGATCTCCCAGGTGATGTGGGCGTCGAGGACGGTGCCGGCGTGGGCCCGCGCGGTGAGGACGGCGATGCGCCGCCGCTTGGCGTGGAGCAACTCGTCGCTGCGGTGCAGCAGTTCGCGCACGGCGCGGACGGGGTGCCGGCGCAGTTCCAGCCGTTCCAGCAGCTTCAGGCCGAAGAGTACGGCGAGTTCGGTGATCTCGTACTCGGCGAGTCCGTCGGCGTCGCGGGCGCTGCGCCACAGTTCGGTCAGCCGCTGCCGGACCCGCTCCGGGATCGTGGCGATCCGCTCGGCCTGTGCGGCGGCGACCGCCGCCGGGTCGGGGAACGGTACTGCCTGGGTGACGGGGGCGTGGCCGAGGACGGGGCGGAAACGCGGCCGGATGCCTGGGTAGACGCTCTGGGCGAGCAGCGTCCGCAGGGCCGCGGCCTGCGCGTACGTCGCAGCGGGCACCACGTGCTCGTGGCGTTGTCCGGCCCCTTCCAGGCCGATTCCGGCGCGCAGGACGGCTCGCTCCCCCACGACGTCGAACAGTTCGCGG
This is a stretch of genomic DNA from Streptomyces rubradiris. It encodes these proteins:
- a CDS encoding DedA family protein, translated to MPHLTLALSTQPADGIAGWAADLVDKMGGPGAGLAIALENLFPPLPSEVILPLTGFAAGQGVLSLGAALFWTTFGSVAGAVALYWIGMLFGRERMFALWARLPLVKTSDLERTEAWFARHGTKAVLLGRMVPIFRSLISVPAGLERMRMPLFIMLTTLGSLIWNSVLILAGYWLGDQWGVVETSIGILSKVVVALVAAALATYLAVRLKGRRKARHRRV
- a CDS encoding SGNH/GDSL hydrolase family protein encodes the protein MRTAPHLSRRALLTAAAASVTAGVTTAAATPSQASGAHRHPPSPAFAGFRTVGRVKEAADGWVRYSWPGIVFEGRFRGRDVGIVLDDSANDYDVRIDGTTVSTLVTPGRSTSWVTGLADTEHTVHLVKRTECPWAVGRFGGFVAARGGKILAAPAARGRQIEFIGDSYTAGYGNASDTRDCSANGGVDRNSDAGLAFGALTARKLGADYQQNAFSGRGMVRNYNGGDPGTDYRTYYDRALLNVAGDVWHRPRGWRPQVVVIGLGINDFSTPLHPGEPWATQSELIAAYTSAYHGFLDKLRARYGSRTFLVVSATAVSGSAFADTAQGIVRDRNARGDDRVGYWYYDDPRLDRLGCDWHPSLRDHEIISGLLDRYLATVPLDW
- a CDS encoding helix-turn-helix transcriptional regulator, which translates into the protein MTDEDATFDMLAVLSDPVRRRLYRYVAAAPEEVGRDAAAEAAGISRSLAAFHLDKLVEAGLLTVSFRRLSGRTGPGAGRPAKLYRRAEGEHAVSVPPRSYEAVGRLLAEVLENAGLDRELQAAARAAGAAQPDGRADDVEAVLRARGYEPFWDGETLRLRNCPYHALATEFPALICGMNLALIEGLAPGQWSPALNPCPGGCCVALSKKKTH
- a CDS encoding DUF3291 domain-containing protein, which produces MTDSHLAQVNIGRIVAPLDSPELADFVALQPEINALADQSPGFVWRMVDADGMDATGIRPAGNDALLLFNCSVWESVEALQRFTYHSDHLRVLSRRREWFRRMTEAHQALWWIPAGHRPTVDEAMERIAMLRENGPGPQAFTFRAPYPAPSEAARL
- a CDS encoding peptidoglycan-binding protein, whose amino-acid sequence is MAQPMSAAKLLAVLRAEGLTVHEVRDWRNHNRNSKGPWGPVNGVMIHHTVTSGTQNSVNICYDGYAGLPGPLCHGVIDKEGHVHLVGNGRANHAGLGDGDVLRAVVDETALPPDNEADTDGNRHFYGFECVNLGDGKDPWPEVQKEAIEKVSAAICRHHGWSERSVIGHKEWQPGKQDPRGFTMDGMRRRIADRLAGKGGKEPGGPKPGPKPEYAPFPGAGFFHTGRKSPLITAMGRRLVAEGCGRYEKGPGPEWTEADRKSYAAWQHKLGYRGKDADGIPGRTSWDRLKVPSDD
- a CDS encoding DUF6519 domain-containing protein — its product is MHADLSRATFRPERHYSAVLAQQGRVQLDADLNEQTAIQLHQARTLAADLIGPHGGPAGACGFRIEYVGGKHDIDTLHIHGGRYYVDGILCDADRPAPGVPVPDEGTEQRQPAGTDAHWDYWNQPDGFRDPERPGDRLPSPAQSPFLVYLQVWERAVSAAEDPALREVALGAALPDTAVRTKVVWQVLPLSLTALDLGDAEPSPRAVREAFERWAKAQAAPSARLAARSERPEHADDDPCLVRPDARYRGPENQLYRVEIHAGGEAADATFKWSRENGSAVFPVDELDGTWVRLATLGPDAKLGLEVGDHVEVTDTAYASRLEALPLLRVEELDLPGRRVRLSAEPDARVGRLPHLHPFLRRWDHREGPRRKGRTGSLKGGAVPLAEGRWLPLEDGVEVYFAENGTYRTGDHWLIPARTATGGVEWDTDAARRPLLKAPAGIDRHLAPLALVTGEGSTADLRRAFGALATDIPPADQAALDAEARAAHEERTAEAGPSPTTAAGAAAEGDE